The Stomoxys calcitrans chromosome 3, idStoCalc2.1, whole genome shotgun sequence genome includes a region encoding these proteins:
- the LOC131995641 gene encoding histone H3-like — protein sequence MARTKQTARKSTGGKAPRKQLATKAARKSAPATGGVKKPHRFRPGTVALREIRRYQKSTELLIRKLPFQRLVREIAQDFKTDLRFQSSAVMALQEASEAYLVGLFEDTNLCAIHAKRVTIMPKDIQLARRIRG from the coding sequence atggctcgtactaagcaaactgcccgtaaatctactggtggcaaagcccctcgtaagcaattggctaccaaagctgctcgtaagagcgcaccagccaccggtggtgttaagaagccacatcgtttccgccctggtaccgttgctttgcgtgaaatccgtcgctaccagaagagtactgagttgttgatccgcaaattgcctttccaacgtttggttcgtgaaattgcccaagatttcaagactgacttgcgtttccagagctctgctgtcatggccttgcaagaagctagcgaagcctacttggtcggtctcttcgaagataccaacttgtgtgccatccatgccaagcgtgtcaccatcatgcccaaggatatccaattggccagacgtattcgtgga